One segment of Candidatus Paceibacterota bacterium DNA contains the following:
- the rpsT gene encoding 30S ribosomal protein S20 yields the protein MPITSSAKKALRSSKKKRVFNLRRKDAMSSAIKKIKKLTADQKLDEAKGILPEVYKAIDKAAKRGVISKEKASRKKSQMASLIKN from the coding sequence ATGCCAATTACAAGTTCAGCCAAAAAAGCCTTACGAAGCTCTAAGAAGAAAAGGGTTTTTAATCTTCGCCGGAAAGATGCTATGTCTAGCGCTATTAAAAAGATCAAGAAACTGACGGCAGATCAAAAACTCGACGAAGCCAAAGGGATTCTTCCAGAAGTTTACAAAGCTATAGACAAGGCAGCTAAAAGGGGAGTTATAAGTAAAGAAAAGGCATCCAGAAAGAAATCTCAAATGGCCTCCCTTATCAAAAATTAG
- a CDS encoding Fic family protein, whose amino-acid sequence MKENIILGHTFPPKLKEIYDEELANQLAQTQGAIGSLRQTARLLQNPDLLMRPVLAKEAESSSQLEGTQASIEDAYQLGLAEQSVEMRNEAQEIVNYERAMYKGLAGLEKHGLSEFVIREMHKTLLHGARGSKKLPGEFRKDEVWIGKDGTDKGKARYLPPDGVHVPALMEQLIAFMQDSGKLNPLIACGVIHHRFEAIHPFKDGNGRVGRLLITLYLIKEGLLTLPILYPSGYFEEHKPSYMKALSAVDQKEDWYKWLTFFLKGIQRQAELSLKLVLDIDELYKNGKAVVEKQAASMRMIMVLDYAFKQPYLTAPMVSRSTGVPVTTCKRYLNLLKEYGILQQGATFQKQTVFINRKLINILKSI is encoded by the coding sequence ATGAAGGAAAACATTATTTTAGGCCATACTTTCCCCCCAAAGCTTAAGGAGATTTATGATGAAGAATTGGCAAATCAACTTGCTCAAACGCAAGGTGCAATTGGTAGTTTGAGGCAGACTGCTCGTCTTTTACAGAACCCTGATCTTTTGATGAGGCCAGTTTTGGCAAAGGAAGCCGAATCGAGTTCACAGCTCGAGGGAACACAGGCCTCAATAGAAGATGCGTATCAGCTGGGTCTTGCTGAACAATCTGTTGAGATGCGAAACGAAGCGCAGGAGATTGTGAATTACGAACGGGCAATGTACAAAGGGCTTGCAGGACTTGAAAAGCATGGACTTAGTGAGTTTGTCATAAGGGAGATGCATAAAACTCTCTTGCATGGTGCGCGAGGGAGTAAGAAACTTCCTGGCGAATTCAGAAAGGATGAAGTGTGGATTGGTAAAGATGGCACGGATAAAGGAAAAGCGAGGTATCTTCCACCAGACGGAGTGCATGTGCCAGCGCTGATGGAGCAGTTGATTGCCTTTATGCAAGATAGTGGGAAACTCAATCCGTTAATTGCTTGTGGTGTTATTCATCACAGATTCGAGGCCATCCATCCTTTCAAAGATGGTAACGGCCGAGTGGGGCGTCTGCTAATTACGCTATACCTTATAAAAGAAGGTCTCCTTACGCTGCCCATTCTTTATCCAAGCGGTTATTTCGAGGAACATAAACCTTCATACATGAAGGCCCTTTCTGCTGTGGATCAGAAAGAGGATTGGTATAAGTGGCTCACGTTCTTCCTCAAGGGTATTCAAAGACAAGCGGAACTTTCTCTCAAGCTCGTACTAGATATTGATGAGCTATACAAGAATGGAAAAGCTGTTGTCGAAAAGCAGGCAGCAAGTATGCGAATGATCATGGTACTTGATTATGCTTTTAAACAGCCGTATCTCACGGCACCTATGGTGAGTAGGAGTACTGGTGTACCCGTGACCACCTGTAAAAGATACCTGAATCTTCTCAAAGAATACGGAATCCTTCAGCAAGGAGCCACATTTCAGAAGCAAACAGTCTTCATAAATCGGAAGCTCATTAATATTCTGAAGAGTATCTAA
- the murE gene encoding UDP-N-acetylmuramyl-tripeptide synthetase: MNLIKSLIPKKIIDICRPTYHYSLAFLGAVIYRFPSRKIKVVAVTGTKGKSTTTEIVNAILEEAGLKTALANTLRFKIGGKEKRNLFKMTMPGRFFLQKFLRQAVKEGCDFAIIEMTSEGARQFRHKFIDLDALIFTNLSPEHIESHGSYENYVRAKLKIAEALSRSSKKRKILIINNDEKEAEKFKAVKNTKKFLYSISDMADLLLQDQKSSFVWQGRRIETKLIGKFNIYNILGALSLTEALGVDLEKARRAIEKIEKIRGRVEKIPANGFDVYVDYAHTIDSLTKLYEAFPNNKKICVLGNTGGGRDQWKRPGMAKVANEYCQEVILTNEDPYDEDPQKILDEMAVSVSKEKLKIILDRREAIRTSLINAKEKSSLIKTDKKSEKVVVLITGKGTDPFIMGPHGSKIPWDDAGVVREELKKLGYRV; this comes from the coding sequence ATGAATCTTATAAAATCCTTGATCCCAAAAAAAATCATCGATATCTGTCGTCCGACATATCATTACTCTCTCGCTTTTCTTGGCGCTGTGATTTACCGCTTTCCTTCAAGGAAAATAAAAGTTGTGGCGGTGACCGGCACCAAAGGCAAATCAACAACAACCGAGATTGTGAACGCTATTTTGGAAGAAGCTGGACTAAAAACCGCCCTGGCCAATACTTTGCGATTCAAAATCGGCGGAAAAGAAAAAAGGAATTTGTTTAAAATGACCATGCCGGGCAGGTTTTTCTTGCAAAAATTTTTGCGACAGGCGGTTAAAGAAGGTTGCGACTTTGCAATAATTGAAATGACTTCCGAAGGCGCAAGGCAGTTTCGTCACAAATTCATTGACCTGGACGCTTTAATTTTCACCAATCTTTCTCCAGAACACATTGAATCGCATGGCTCTTACGAAAATTATGTCAGGGCTAAATTGAAAATTGCCGAGGCGCTTTCCAGAAGCAGTAAGAAAAGAAAAATTTTAATCATAAACAATGACGAAAAAGAAGCCGAAAAATTTAAAGCCGTAAAAAATACTAAAAAATTTTTGTACTCGATAAGTGACATGGCCGACCTTCTGCTCCAAGACCAAAAAAGTTCTTTCGTCTGGCAAGGTCGGCGCATTGAAACAAAATTAATCGGCAAGTTCAACATCTATAATATCCTCGGTGCCCTGTCTTTAACCGAAGCGCTCGGCGTTGATTTGGAAAAAGCCAGACGAGCGATTGAAAAAATAGAAAAAATAAGGGGACGGGTGGAAAAAATTCCAGCAAACGGTTTTGATGTTTATGTTGACTATGCCCATACGATTGATTCACTAACAAAACTTTATGAAGCTTTTCCGAATAATAAAAAGATTTGCGTGCTCGGTAATACCGGTGGCGGACGTGATCAATGGAAACGCCCGGGTATGGCAAAAGTTGCTAACGAATACTGTCAGGAAGTGATTCTGACAAATGAAGATCCTTACGACGAAGACCCGCAAAAAATTTTGGATGAAATGGCGGTTTCCGTATCAAAAGAAAAATTAAAAATTATCTTGGACCGGCGGGAAGCGATTCGCACTTCTCTAATAAACGCGAAAGAAAAATCCTCGCTAATCAAGACGGACAAAAAAAGTGAAAAAGTGGTTGTTCTTATCACCGGTAAAGGCACCGATCCTTTCATCATGGGCCCCCACGGCTCAAAAATTCCTTGGGACGATGCAGGTGTGGTGAGGGAGGAATTGAAGAAATTAGGGTATAGGGTCTAG
- the pilO gene encoding type 4a pilus biogenesis protein PilO: protein MYTLFPAIIIWVVATLVFTTTENKKSDVLELSASVVNHELKKEGVRLLAQDLEKLQAEFEELESFAVGISQEEVVSFIEKIEKLAEVSGVQSSVEKIDVIKTEEGFFEMLELTIKAFGTWGGVFHFLSLVENLPYQIDVKNIVLESKTSEQGDSAPEWQLQISFQTLKFK from the coding sequence TTGTACACATTATTTCCGGCAATTATTATTTGGGTTGTCGCGACTTTGGTGTTTACAACCACCGAAAACAAAAAGTCTGATGTTTTAGAATTGTCCGCATCCGTCGTAAATCATGAATTAAAGAAAGAGGGTGTGCGTCTTTTAGCCCAAGACCTTGAAAAACTCCAAGCGGAGTTTGAAGAATTGGAAAGTTTTGCGGTCGGAATTAGCCAAGAAGAAGTTGTCAGCTTTATAGAAAAAATTGAGAAGCTAGCCGAGGTTAGCGGTGTTCAGTCATCTGTTGAAAAAATCGACGTCATAAAGACGGAGGAAGGTTTTTTTGAGATGTTGGAATTAACAATAAAAGCATTTGGAACATGGGGTGGAGTTTTTCATTTCTTGAGCTTAGTAGAAAATCTTCCATATCAAATTGATGTTAAAAATATTGTGCTTGAATCAAAAACTTCAGAACAGGGAGATTCGGCTCCAGAATGGCAATTGCAAATATCTTTCCAAACTTTAAAATTCAAATAA
- the ruvA gene encoding Holliday junction branch migration protein RuvA yields MLLFFAQKVKLCYHLVNKMIAKLKGPVIFKDEKSVIIDANGVGYRIFTPAHCLLTFKIDETAEIWTHLSVKETSLEIFGFLSQSELNFFELLISISGIGPRSALGILNLAEIESLKKGISEGDITYLTKVSGIGKKTAEKIVVELKDKLGSKGSQASSTKEDVEVVEALKALGYSQEEARSALKSVSAETQGTSAKIKEALRILSN; encoded by the coding sequence ATGCTATTATTCTTCGCCCAAAAAGTCAAACTTTGCTATCATTTAGTCAACAAAATGATTGCTAAACTCAAAGGTCCAGTAATTTTCAAAGACGAAAAAAGCGTAATTATTGACGCAAACGGTGTCGGTTATAGAATTTTCACGCCGGCACATTGCCTTTTAACATTCAAAATTGATGAAACAGCCGAGATCTGGACGCACCTCTCGGTCAAAGAAACTTCCTTGGAAATTTTCGGATTTCTTTCGCAATCGGAACTAAATTTTTTTGAACTTCTGATTTCAATTTCGGGCATCGGACCGCGGTCGGCTTTGGGAATTTTAAACCTCGCCGAAATAGAATCCTTAAAAAAAGGAATTTCGGAAGGCGACATAACTTATCTGACCAAAGTCTCCGGCATCGGTAAAAAAACCGCCGAAAAAATAGTGGTGGAATTAAAAGACAAGTTGGGCTCAAAAGGATCGCAAGCAAGCTCAACCAAAGAAGACGTGGAGGTTGTGGAGGCCCTAAAAGCCCTTGGTTATTCCCAAGAAGAAGCTCGAAGTGCTTTGAAATCTGTTTCAGCCGAAACGCAAGGTACTTCGGCAAAAATAAAAGAGGCGCTGAGAATTTTAAGTAATTAA